DNA sequence from the Carnobacterium funditum DSM 5970 genome:
GGGTGATTTTAGGCAGAACTTTGGTGCAGCAACCTAAATTTCTAGTTTTAGATGAGCCTACCAACCATTTGGATATCAAACACCAATTGAGTATTTTAAAAACAGTCAGTTCCCTGCCCATTGGTGTATTGGCTGCTTTACATGATTTGAATTTAGCTTCACGCTTTACGGATTATTTGTATGCTATGAAAGACGGAAGAATAATTAAAGAAGGAACGCCTGAAGAAGTGTTAACGGAAGTGGTTATTAAAGAACTGTATGAAGTCGACTGTCGGACATATACTAATCCTATTTTAGGTAAACAGACCATTGAATTTCTATAAAAACCATAAATTTCAAATTAGGATTACCTTTACAGTATACTAAAACCCTAATCTTAAGTTTAACAAGGTCTCACTAATGTCACCTTCGTTGATTCGAATAGAACGTTTCATAAATGTTTCGTTGCTATGACCAAAGATTTCCATTAACGTGGCCATATCTTTGGTCTTTTTGTAGCGATGGTGGCCAAAAGCACTTCATAGCGTGTGCGTACTGATAGCATCGTGACTCAATAGCTTAGCAATCTTTTGAAACATTTGATAGAGACCGTATTCACTTCCAAATGAATGCCTTTGGTACTTGGAAACAAACAAGCTTCTGATTCTAAGTTTTTTTAGTGTACTCTTCAATCAAGTCTTGCACACTACTCAAATACGAAATGGGAGTTTTTTCTGTCTTTTTTCGAAAATACGTGGATTTTTAGATGAAATAATAGCTTTTTTCGTTAATTTAACAATACCGGACATGCTTGAACCACTGTTAATCCTGATTAAAAATAGGAAAACATCCCAATTAATCATTTTATTAGGTCTTAACTTAAATAAAAAGTTATTTATTTCTTGTTGTGTTCGTAATGGGTGCACATTGTAACTCATTGAAATAACCTCTTCTCTCACAAAAAAGATAAACGATTTCATTCAGCATATTACATAAGCATGTATTAAAAGGGCGTATAAAAAAAGAACCCACTCTGAGGAAGTCAAAATTCAGAGGAGGTCAAATCTAAAAATAGTTAGAAAACGGTATTATCAAGTGTATTATGTGTATTTAATTCAGTGATTTTACCTGATTCGAGATAAACAATCCATTCGCATAAATTTGTCACGTAATCGCTGATACGCTCCAGATTTCCGGCTACAAAAATGTAATTAGCTGCACCAAATACTAACTCAGGATCTTTCTTCATTTCATCTAATGTTCTTTTTTGTAATTCGAAAGCAAGCTGATCGATTTTGTCGTCTTTTAGAGCGATTTTTTTAGCTTCTGCTACATCTGCTTCGATGAAAGCAGTTAAAGAACGTTCAACTAATTTCTTAACTTTTTCAGCCATTACCGCTAAGTCATTTTCAATATCTAAATTCTTTTTATTCCCTTTAACACGAATCGTTGCTTTGGCAATGTTAACCGCATGGTCTCCCATGCGTTCTAAATCGGCACAAGCCTTCATAATAGTAATGATACGACGTAAATCACTGGTTACGGGCTGTTGCAAGGCAATGAGCTCAATGGATTTGGTTTCGATTTTTACTTGTTGTTCATTGATCAGGTGATCGTTATTCACAACTTTTTCAGCTATGGCTTTGTCATGGGCAACAAACCCCTTAACAGATATATAGATTGATTCAGATACCATTAATCCCATCTGATAAAACTGTGAATGCAGATTGTTTAGTTCTTCTTCGAATACTTTTCTCATGAAATAGACCACCTCTTATTTTTTTGAAATGTTATGCGTTTATTTGATTCTAATGGAAGTTGCTGTTTAGCCGAACTTACCTGAAATATAATCATCTGTTCGTATGTCCTTAGGATTGGAATACATTTTTTCTGTTGAATCAAATTCAATGATTTCTCCATTTAAAAAGAAAGCTGTTTTATCCGATATTCGAGCAGCTTGTTGCATGTTATGTGTGACGATGATAATGCTGTAATTTTTCTTGAGTTCATGAATCAAGTCTTCTATTTTGGCAGTGGATAACGGATCGAGCGCTGAGGTCGGTTCATCCATCAGTATGACTTCTGGTTCTACAGCTAAAGCTCGAGCGATGCAAAGACGTTGCTGCTGACCTCCAGAAAGACCAAAGGCATTTTCACTTAATCTGTCTTTTACTTCATTCCATAACGCAGCACCTTTCAAGCCTCTTTCAACAACCTCATCTAGCGTCTTTTTATCTTTAATCCCGTGAATACGGGGTCCATAAGCGACATTATCATAGATGGATTTAGGGAAAGGATTTGGTTTTTGAAAAACCATCCCAACCTCTGTACGTAAAGCTTCTACTTTAGCGTCGGATTTAAAAATATCCTCATTGTTATAGTGGATGGAGCCTTTCATTTTTACAGAAGGAACGAGTTCCACCATCCGGTTCAATGTTTTAATAAACGTTGATTTACCACATCCAGAGGGTCCAATTATTGCAACAACCTGTTTTTCAGGTATATCAATTGAGATATCTTTTAGTGCCTGTGTATCACCATACCATAAGTTGAAATTTTTGACGGAATAGACAGACTGAATAGTTTCTTCTTTATTCATTATTTACCTCCTACATTAATAACGTTTCGAGTATTTATTACGAATAGCAATAGCCAGCGAATTCATCACAATTAAAATAATGAGTAAGACAATGCTTCCGGCGGCGGCTACTGCTTGAAACTCTGCCTGGGGTCTGCTTGCCCAGCTGAAAATTTGAATAGGTAAAACAGTAAAGCCATCTAATACAGAAGTTGGGGTATAGGCAATAAATGTCATTGCGCCAATCATCAACAGAGATGCTGTTTCACCGACACCTCTAGATAAGGATAGAATCGCTCCAGTTAATATTCCGGGTGTGGCTGCTGGAAGGACAACGGTTCGAATAATCTGCCATTTGGTTGCACCCATTGCATAAGCGGCCTCATACTGTTCTTGTGGAATAGACCGTATGGCCTCTTTTGAAGCGACGACTATAACCGGTAAAATAAGCAGAGACATGGTTAATCCTCCAGCTAAAATACTTCTGCCCATTCCTAATATTCGAACAAATACTGTCAGACCAAGTAAACCAAATACAACGGAAGGCACTCCTGCTAAGTTTGCTATATTCAGTTCGATAAAACGGGTAAATTTATTTTTCGGTGCGTATTCTTCTAAATAAATGGATGTACCTACACCTAATATTAGAGAAACTGGTATCGTGATAGACATGACCCAGGTAGTTCCGAGGATTGCAGCTTTAATTCCCGCATCTTCAGGTCTTCTTGATGCATAATTAGTGAAGAAATCAGTATTTAAATAGCCAATCCCTTGTGTAACAATTCGTATAATTAGTGTAGCTAGTACGATCATCCCAAAAAGAGTAGCTGTAAAGAAAATTCCTTTGGCTAGTTTGTTTTTTGTAATTCTTTTAGATATTTGTTTTTCATCAGGTACAACAATTTTGTTTTTCATTAGTAAACCTCCCTATATCGGCGGGAAATATGATTGGCAAAGACATTCATGACTAAAGTAAAGAGGAACAGAGTCATCCCTACCGCATAAATACTATAATAAATAGTCGATCCAAACGTTGCATCCCCCATGCTGACTTGAACAATATAAGCAGTCATTGTCTGAATTGATTCAGTGGGAGTAAAACCTAAGTTTGGTGTGGATCCTGCTGCAGTGGCGACAATCATTGTTTCACCGATTGCACGTGATAGGCCTAAAACAAGCGAAGAAACAATCCCGCTAAGTGAGCCGGGAATAACAATTTTCAAAGCAACTTCTAAACGTGTTGCGCCTAAGGCCAATGCGCCCTCTCGCATGGACTGGGGAACAGCATTCATCGCTTCTTGAGATAACGAAGTAATCTGGGGAATAATCATAATTCCTACAACTATACCCGGGCTTAAGGCATTAAAAATAGGTAAATCTGTAACGAACGTTCGTAATAAAGGTGTAACAAACGTTAAAGCAAACAACCCATAGACAACGGTCGGAACACCGGCTAATACTTCCAAGATAGGTTTCAATACTTTACGTTTTTGATCACTGGCGTATTCACTCAAATAAATGGCTGCAGCTAAACCAATGGGGATAGCAACTACCATTGCAATTGCAGCAATGGTGAATGTGCCGGAAATTAATGGCCAAATACCATAACTGGGATCATTCCCGAAAAATGGGTACCATTCTGTACCGGTTATGAAATCAATAAAAGAGACCTGAGTAAAAAACAAAAAGGTTTCTCTGAATAAAGTGAAAATGATTCCTACCGTTACAAGAATGGAGAGAGAAGCCATGAGTAAAAATAAGTTAGGCATTAATTTCTCGATTTTATTATGAGAGGATTGTTTAGCTCTATTTTGTTTAATCCTTTCACGTATAGTTGATTGCATGATGTAACACTCCTTAGACATAGGCAAAATGTCCATCGAGTGAGTCCGCGATGGACATTTTGCTGTATATTAATCTTTGCTATAACTATTTCTTACAAGTTTTAATAGTAATCACTGTTTTTTTCTGAAAGGTATAAAAATTTATCTTAAACCTTCAAGCGTTTCTAGACCATCCGTATAAATGGAATCATCTAGCGCTACGTATCCAACTTCAGTAGCCATTTCTCCGGCCATTTCCAATGTGTACTTAGCAAATTCATAAGCCGTATCATTTTCTACAATAGATTCGTTATTTACATAGAAGAATAACGGTCTAGATAGGGGTTCGTAAGTGCCGTTTTGAACGGTCTCATCTGACGGTGTTACGACTTCTCCATTATTATTTTCGATGGGAACAATTTTAACGGTATCTTGGTTTTCTGCGTAATATGCATATCCAAAGTAAGCTAATGCATTTTCAGATCCCTTAGCACCTTGAACCAGCACATTATCGTCTTCTGATAAAGACGCTTCTTTATCAATTTGCTCTCCGTCTAAGATGATTTCATCGAAATAATCGTATGTCCCAGAATCTGCCCCTGGGCTAAATAATAGAATTTTTTCATCTGGCCAGCCTTCTCTTACATCTGCCCATGTTTCGACGTCACTTTCTTCTAACCAAATGGATTTCAGTTCGTCAAGAGTTAAATAATCTACCCAATCATTTTCCGGATTAACAACGACTGATAATCCGTCAAGAGCTATTTGGAATTCAGTGTATTCAATACCTGCGTCCGCAAGCAAAGCGGCTTCTTCTTCTTTCATTGGTCGAGAAGCATTCGTGATATCTGTTTCTCCAGCGATAAATTTTTCCATTCCTCCGCCAGTCCCCGATACACCAATAGTTGCTCGAGCTTCTGGGTTTGCAATAGAGAATTCTTCAGCTACACCCTCCATAATTGGAAAGACGGTCGATGATCCGTCAACCTGAACTGAACCAGTAATGCCTTCAGTTGTTTCGTCAGTCGATGTGTTTCCACATGCTGCTAAGAGAAGTACCATACTTAGTGATGCACCAATTTTTGCCAAGCCACTCATTTTCATATAAAATCCCTCTTTCTCTTTATAAGTTGAACATCTCCTGTTCATACTTTCATAATAAACGACTAACATTAATTCCATGTAAATTGAATGTAAGGATTATGTAAATATTCATGATAGTTGAATTGGTGTACAAGTATTTCTTATATAAATATACTTAATGTGACCTAAACTTAGTTGAACCAGTAGGCTATTTAGCCTGTCATTGCTTTAAATAATAATAATTACGTCATTCAATTTAATTATAGATAATTCATGCTTTTTGATATCCTACTTAAAAGTATGATAGATATTACTCTTTTACTTGTTTTTTTTTACACCTAAGAGGCGTGAAAAAAGAACCCTAATCTGTTATGGTTAAAGCGCCTAAACTAAACCATGAAAAGGGTTTTCTCAATGGTTACATTGCATGGAAATGGCTTGAATTTCAATGCTACTATTTTGATTTCAAATAATGGTGGTAAGTATTGTAGATAGTAAATTATTGATTTACAAGATTAAATAATGTTCTTTGTAAGCTAGTACTTGAAATTGAAAGGGACATTAATAGGGTGATTGACTAAAGTTAGCCAAACTTAATAATTGAGAGAATTTTTTTTTGAGGAAAGCAGCTATATTCAGCCACTTTAACCAGGTGAGTACAATTTGAAAGGAAACGCTTTCCGTTTTTTGGATTCTATTATCGTTGAGATGGAAGCGATTTCCGAGTATGCTAAAAGCAGGAGGTAAGGGAACGTGTTGGATAAAGAATTTATTAATTTGTTTACTGAAAAGACAGTAACGCAGTTACTGAATGAAAAGGATTTAAAATTATTAACAGGCCTTGGCAGAAAAAGACTTTCTAAGAATATTGATTTGTTAAATTTAACGTATTTGTTCAATCAAGAGGAAGTATTACAAATCAATCATTTTGATTTAACTAATATTAATATCGAAAGAGTTTTG
Encoded proteins:
- the phoU gene encoding phosphate signaling complex protein PhoU; translation: MRKVFEEELNNLHSQFYQMGLMVSESIYISVKGFVAHDKAIAEKVVNNDHLINEQQVKIETKSIELIALQQPVTSDLRRIITIMKACADLERMGDHAVNIAKATIRVKGNKKNLDIENDLAVMAEKVKKLVERSLTAFIEADVAEAKKIALKDDKIDQLAFELQKRTLDEMKKDPELVFGAANYIFVAGNLERISDYVTNLCEWIVYLESGKITELNTHNTLDNTVF
- the pstB gene encoding phosphate ABC transporter ATP-binding protein PstB; translation: MNKEETIQSVYSVKNFNLWYGDTQALKDISIDIPEKQVVAIIGPSGCGKSTFIKTLNRMVELVPSVKMKGSIHYNNEDIFKSDAKVEALRTEVGMVFQKPNPFPKSIYDNVAYGPRIHGIKDKKTLDEVVERGLKGAALWNEVKDRLSENAFGLSGGQQQRLCIARALAVEPEVILMDEPTSALDPLSTAKIEDLIHELKKNYSIIIVTHNMQQAARISDKTAFFLNGEIIEFDSTEKMYSNPKDIRTDDYISGKFG
- the pstA gene encoding phosphate ABC transporter permease PstA, coding for MKNKIVVPDEKQISKRITKNKLAKGIFFTATLFGMIVLATLIIRIVTQGIGYLNTDFFTNYASRRPEDAGIKAAILGTTWVMSITIPVSLILGVGTSIYLEEYAPKNKFTRFIELNIANLAGVPSVVFGLLGLTVFVRILGMGRSILAGGLTMSLLILPVIVVASKEAIRSIPQEQYEAAYAMGATKWQIIRTVVLPAATPGILTGAILSLSRGVGETASLLMIGAMTFIAYTPTSVLDGFTVLPIQIFSWASRPQAEFQAVAAAGSIVLLIILIVMNSLAIAIRNKYSKRY
- the pstC gene encoding phosphate ABC transporter permease subunit PstC produces the protein MQSTIRERIKQNRAKQSSHNKIEKLMPNLFLLMASLSILVTVGIIFTLFRETFLFFTQVSFIDFITGTEWYPFFGNDPSYGIWPLISGTFTIAAIAMVVAIPIGLAAAIYLSEYASDQKRKVLKPILEVLAGVPTVVYGLFALTFVTPLLRTFVTDLPIFNALSPGIVVGIMIIPQITSLSQEAMNAVPQSMREGALALGATRLEVALKIVIPGSLSGIVSSLVLGLSRAIGETMIVATAAGSTPNLGFTPTESIQTMTAYIVQVSMGDATFGSTIYYSIYAVGMTLFLFTLVMNVFANHISRRYREVY
- a CDS encoding PstS family phosphate ABC transporter substrate-binding protein; the encoded protein is MKMSGLAKIGASLSMVLLLAACGNTSTDETTEGITGSVQVDGSSTVFPIMEGVAEEFSIANPEARATIGVSGTGGGMEKFIAGETDITNASRPMKEEEAALLADAGIEYTEFQIALDGLSVVVNPENDWVDYLTLDELKSIWLEESDVETWADVREGWPDEKILLFSPGADSGTYDYFDEIILDGEQIDKEASLSEDDNVLVQGAKGSENALAYFGYAYYAENQDTVKIVPIENNNGEVVTPSDETVQNGTYEPLSRPLFFYVNNESIVENDTAYEFAKYTLEMAGEMATEVGYVALDDSIYTDGLETLEGLR